Proteins encoded together in one Deinococcus irradiatisoli window:
- a CDS encoding App1 family protein: MKAWLARLRRLIARRLSLKQLARLLQPAFERLLELLDARFTAFIQPRRLKGDIIVTAYTGWGTPEHLELTGRVLLPRTLPPPKRGDPRWRNFRSIVRRLLSRAVGGVTVRGTLEGLTVSAVSDADGFFTLVWERPGAPDPAQDGWLEAALHIQGRSKTVFAPVRVVGRPHFGIISDLDDTVLKSDVTSLPQMLGTVLTGNARTRLPFPGVSALYRGLVREQGGLNPIFYVSSSPWNFFDLLWTFLKYRRLPLGPIFLRNWGAELFSGNGHHKHGVIERLMQRYPALAFVLIGDSGEQDPEIYAEVVRRYPGRVLAVYIRKVSGPARDEGVHQLRVEVQKAGVELVLARDSLAAAAHAMALGLISPGELRSVIQSVAKSAPPTPFAAR, translated from the coding sequence GTGAAGGCGTGGCTGGCGCGGCTGCGGCGCCTGATCGCCCGGCGGCTGAGCCTCAAGCAGCTGGCGCGCTTGCTGCAACCGGCCTTCGAGCGACTGCTCGAACTGCTCGACGCCCGCTTCACGGCCTTCATTCAGCCCCGGCGCCTCAAGGGTGACATCATCGTTACGGCCTATACCGGCTGGGGCACCCCTGAGCACCTCGAACTCACCGGGCGGGTGCTGCTGCCGCGCACGCTGCCGCCGCCCAAACGCGGCGACCCACGCTGGCGCAACTTCCGCAGCATCGTCCGGCGGCTGCTGTCGCGGGCGGTGGGCGGGGTCACGGTGCGCGGCACCCTGGAAGGCCTGACGGTCAGCGCCGTGTCGGACGCCGACGGCTTTTTCACTTTGGTGTGGGAGCGCCCTGGGGCCCCTGATCCGGCCCAGGACGGCTGGCTGGAAGCCGCGCTGCACATCCAGGGCCGCAGCAAGACCGTCTTCGCGCCGGTCCGGGTGGTGGGGCGGCCGCACTTCGGCATCATCAGCGACCTCGACGACACGGTGCTCAAGTCCGACGTGACCAGCCTGCCGCAGATGCTCGGCACGGTGCTGACCGGCAACGCCCGCACCCGGCTGCCGTTTCCCGGGGTCAGCGCCCTGTACCGGGGACTGGTGCGCGAGCAGGGCGGCCTGAATCCGATTTTCTACGTGTCGAGCAGCCCCTGGAATTTCTTCGATCTGCTGTGGACTTTTCTCAAGTACCGCCGCCTGCCGCTGGGGCCGATCTTTCTGCGCAACTGGGGCGCCGAACTGTTTTCCGGCAACGGGCACCACAAGCACGGCGTGATCGAGCGCCTGATGCAGCGCTATCCGGCCCTGGCTTTCGTGCTGATCGGCGACAGCGGCGAGCAGGATCCGGAAATCTACGCCGAGGTGGTGCGCCGGTACCCGGGCCGGGTGCTGGCGGTGTACATCCGCAAGGTCAGCGGCCCGGCCCGCGACGAGGGCGTTCACCAGCTGCGCGTCGAGGTGCAGAAGGCCGGAGTGGAGCTGGTGCTGGCCCGCGACTCGCTGGCCGCCGCCGCGCACGCCATGGCGCTGGGCCTGATCTCGCCGGGCGAACTGCGCAGCGTGATTCAGTCGGTGGCCAAATCCGCGCCGCCGACACCGTTCGCCGCAC